A part of Corvus cornix cornix isolate S_Up_H32 chromosome Z, ASM73873v5, whole genome shotgun sequence genomic DNA contains:
- the SKOR2 gene encoding LOW QUALITY PROTEIN: SKI family transcriptional corepressor 2 (The sequence of the model RefSeq protein was modified relative to this genomic sequence to represent the inferred CDS: inserted 1 base in 1 codon; deleted 1 base in 1 codon), with protein sequence MEPGCPARAEQPPRAETMATSPLPGPTDILLPSPSSAYPPDPMSQPRAGHAAMKPNQVGQVILYGIPIVSLVIDGQERLCLAQISNTLLKNFSYNEIHNRRVALGITCVQCTPVQLEILRRAGAMPISSRRCGMITKREAERLCKSFLGENRPPKLPDNFAFDVSHECAWXCRGSFIPARYNSSRAKCIKCSYCSMYFSPNKFIFHSHRTPDAKYTQPDAANFNSWRRHLKLTDKSPQDELVFAWEDVKAMFNGGSRKRALPPAPPAPAAAAPAACHPLGSVKAAAVVGGGLLSPHLLAAPPDLHQKRPRFEEDEELQEAVAAAHSGKSPRSYPVIPVPSKGSFGGMLQKFPGCGGLFPHPYGFPAAAFGLCHKKEEGGGGDALGGAAAHKAGGGAAAAGGGLSGLFWPGRKDAAFYPPFCMFWPPRTPGGLPVPTYLQPPPQPPGALGCSLGGDGAGLLRQAFLDLSEPGGEAGPPASPAASDGGSGGGGGRVPPHHPHLLEAAGGRKAGGGYHHSSAFRPVGGKEDSESLAKLHGGGGPPRSASPLQLLLPPPPPPPPEDAGCERHPHPPHATFASEESSEEEEDEEEEDEPEVDVEGHKPPEEEEEDEEEEGEEEPRGGDALAVGGRFPPSRGLPEKGGRERPAAGPFPRPPVEEKPGDGQAPPQPPAGAPRAGSGGSSPAHHPAPEEQPLYKDNQKSKEGNQVILPTKEDTFSDKNKEHNFFITDSEPSGGDFWRDIAGEHTQETNSPHSLKKDVENMGKEELQKVLFEQIDLRRRLEQEFQVLKGNASFPVFNNFQDQMKRELAYREEMVQQLQIIPYAASLIRKEKLGAHLSKS encoded by the exons ctagagcagagcagccccccCGCGCTGAGACGATGGCGACCAGCCCGCTGCCCGGCCCCACCGATATCTTGCTGCCGTCGCCGTCCAGCGCGTACCCGCCGGACCCCATGAGCCAGCCGAGGGCCGGCCACGCCGCCATGAAGCCCAACCAGGTGGGGCAGGTGATCCTCTACGGCATCCCGATCGTCTCCCTGGTCATCGACGGGCAGGAGCGGCTGTGTCTGGCACAGATCTCCAACACCCTCCTCAAAAACTTCAGCTACAACGAGATCCACAACCGGCGGGTGGCCCTGGGCATCACCTGCGTGCAGTGCACTCCGGTGCAGCTGGAGATCCTGCGGCGGGCCGGGGCCATGCCCATCTCCTCCCGCCGCTGCGGCATGATCACCAAGAGGGAGGCAGAACGGCTCTGCAAGTCCTTCTTGGGGGAGAACCGGCCCCCCAAATTGCCGGATAACTTCGCCTTCGACGTATCCCACGAGTGCGCCT GATGCCGCGGGAGCTTCATCCCGGCCCGCTACAAC AGCTCCCGGGCCAAGTGCATCAAGTGCAGCTACTGCAGCATGTACTTCTCGCCCAACAAGTTCATCTTCCACTCCCACCGCACCCCCGACGCCAAGTACACCCAGCCTGACGCCGCCAACTTCAACTCCTGGCGCCGCCACCTGAAGCTGACCGACAAGAGCCCCCAGGATGAGCTGGTCTTCGCCTGGGAGGATGTCAAGGCCATGTTCAACGGCGGCAGCCGCAAGCGCGCCctgccgcccgccccgccggcccccgccgccgccgcccccgccgcctgCCACCCGCTGGGCTCGGTGAAAGCGGCGGCGGTGGTGGGCGGCGGGCTGCTGAGCCCGCACCTCCTGGCCGCTCCGCCCGACCTGCACCAGAAGCGGCCGCGCTTTGAGGAGGacgaggagctgcaggaggcggtggcggcggcgcaCAGCGGCAAGAGCCCGCGGAGCTACCCCGTCATCCCGGTGCCCAGCAAGGGCTCCTTCGGCGGCATGCTCCAGAAGTTCCCCGGCTGCGGCGGGCTCTTTCCGCACCCCTACGGCTTCCCCGCCGCCGCCTTCGGGCTCTGCCACAAGAAGGAggagggcggcggcggcgatgccctcggcggggcggccgcgcacaaggccggcggcggggcggcggcggcgggcggcgggctCTCGGGGCTCTTCTGGCCGGGCAGGAAGGACGCCGCCTTCTACCCGCCCTTCTGCATGTTTTGGCCGCCGCGCACCCCGGGCGGGCTGCCGGTACCCACCTACCTgcagccgccgccgcagcccccCGGCGCCCTGGGATGCTCGCTGGGGGGGGACGGGGCGGGCCTGCTGCGCCAGGCTTTCCTGGACCTGTCGGAGCCCGGCGGCGAGGCGGGGCCG CCCGCCTCGCCCGCGGCTTCCGacgggggcagcggcggcgggggcgggcgggtCCCCCCGCACCATCCGCACCTGCTggaggcggcgggcgggcgcAAGGCGGGCGGTGGCTACCACCACTCCAGCGCCTTCCGCCCGGTGGGCGGCAAGGAGGACTCGGAGAGCCTGGCCAAGCTgcacggcggcggcggcccccCGCGCTCCGCCTcgcccctgcagctgctgctgccgccgccgccgccgccgccccccgagGATGCGGGATGCGAGAGGCACCCGCATCCTCCGCACGCCAC CTTCGCCAGCGAAGAGAGcagcgaggaggaggaggacgaggaggaggaagacGAGCCCGAGGTGGACGTCGAGGGGCACAAGCCCCccgaggaggaggaagaggatgaggaggaggagggcgaGGAAGAGCCCCGCGGCGGAGACGCCTTGGCGGTCGGCGGCCGCTTCCCACCCTCCCGGGGGCTGCCGGAGAAGGGCGGCCGGGAGCGCCCCGCCGCCGGTCCCTTCCCCCGTCCGCCCGTCGAGGAGAAGCCGGGGGATGGTCAAGCCCCGCCGCAGCCGCCTGCCGGGGCCCcgcgggcgggcagcggcggcagcagccCGGCTCATCACCCGGCGCCCGAGGAGCAGCCCCTCTACAAGGAT aaTCAGAAGAGCAAGGAGGGTAATCAGGTCATCTTGCCTACGAAGGAGGACACCTTCTCAG ATAAGAACAAGGAGCATAATTTTTTCATCACAGATTCAGAGCCTTCAGGAGGAGACTTCTGGAGAGATATAGCAG gAGAACACACACAAGAAACCAATTCACCTCATTCTCTGAAGAAGGATGTGGAAAATATGGggaaag AGGAACTCCAGAAGGTTTTGTTTGAGCAGATTGACCTACGGAGGAGGCTGGAACAGGAATTCCAGGTGTTGAAAGGAAACGCATCTTTCCCAGTCTTCA